Genomic DNA from Setaria italica strain Yugu1 chromosome V, Setaria_italica_v2.0, whole genome shotgun sequence:
GAAttaaattccattctaataatcataatttagacacaaattaattaagctaatataattgtatgtggaatatatttgtatattattgttggcgatatgggagagatacttatgtgctttatgtgctgcacttctactatagggAAGCGAGTTCAAGAgtgtgctataagaattgaattccattctaataatcataatctatagaatcaatttccatctcccaccccatgaatttaaaataggcttatatctaaactttggaaagttgtggaatgccacattccaagataaattagtctactccattaagtagattccaattccttaaaatgaagggatccaaacggggcctgagTGTTTCTGTGCTTGTACGTGAAGTACTTCTCTTTGTGTTTCTACAATTAGTAAGTTGCTAAGCGGGCACGCAAACACGACTTTATTTTCAAAATAGATTAAGGCCCTATTTAGGAGGATTTCTCCcaaaaacggcttcaccggtgaatcCAAAAATAGTGGTTTCACccggcttctagttcattttagcctCCACTTCACGCTACAATGCCTTATTTTGCGTAAAACAGGTGAAGCCGAAGCCAGAATAAGCTCTACCAAACACGGCCTGAATATGCaatccttaaaaaaaaaaagcatccaCACCTGTACGTGTATAAGAAGTACAGTACAAGTAAGCTGGCTTGTACTAAAAGGTGGCTCCACATAAAAAGCACCCAGAGCTGATCGATCGACTCCAATGACTGTGTTCACAATAATGTATCCTAGGTCAATTCCTATTTTATGCCTGCGCCACTCCTAATCAGACCTAGCGTCTTTTGTTAGAACACAAACTGAGCCGCCGCAGGCAGGCAAGATACGATGAGAGACAAATTTATGGACCGGGGCATGTGCGGTTTCCCCTCCGGGCCTCACACGCAGGGACAAGCGCCCGATCGCCTCACCACGTGCGCCCCCCGATTTAGCAACCGCGACCGCTGAggcttcctctcctctcctcctctccatcgCCCACCGAACACCACGCCGGCCTGCTGTTCCCGTCGTCCCCGTGTACTCGATCCCCCGCCGCGCAAACGCAAAGCCAAGGCCCAAAGGGGGCGGTGTCTTTGCCCTGGAAGCAACCGGTGGGGGACGCGCGATCCGGCAGGGGGGTTGCCGCGCCGGCACTGCACCCGGCCTCTCCTTTTGGATCAGCTTTCGCCGCGGATTTTTGGTGGCCGGCGCTGGCTTCTCTCGCCGTGCGCGGCGAGCGGAGTAGATTTGGCATGCCGCGCGCGcacgggctcgggctcgggccgCGGGTCGAtcgcctggtggtggtggtggtggtgggtaaAAGCTGGCGCCTGAGGAGGGAGGGATGCGTGCATGCAAATTGCAACGGTTGACTTGTCGTCCGGGAGAACTGGCATGCGGAGCGTTACTCGGAGCGGCAAAGTTTCGAGGCTTTGAGCAGCGGGGAGGAGTGACACGATCGTCACCGTGAGTGTTAGTGCACCCCCGCTAAAATTAGCGTTCGTTCGTTCCACGTGAAACCTTGAGGTTTTACTTTTTGTTCTCCTTTTTCAATAAAACCCCTGGGGACATATCATATTGTATATGGGGTATAAAATGACCTACAAGACTGTTTTATTAGCAAAAAATGGACAAATTAATATTTGAAATGACATGCCAGCTAGTGAGAGTGGGAAAAATGTGTGAGAAGTCATAGTCTCATAGATATGTTTCATGATCGTTGCTGTCACGTGGAACCATGTAAATGTAATGCTCGATTTGCATACACAACATTGATGAATGCATTAATATATCCGGGCATGAACCTAGGACCGTTCTTTTGTCTTTTGTTTATCTATCTGAATGGGAGAGATCATGGTCTAATACTCTAATGTTTGGAAGAAAGAAACCACAGATGGGGGGAAAGTAGTAGCAGAATGGATTTGAGTTATAAACAGCAACCGAGAAAGGCTCTACCATTACTATGAAAGGGAAAAATTCTCTAGATTTGGTATAAAGGCCACCTTTGCTTTGAGCAAGTTGGAATTATTTTGGGCGTTTAACCAAAGGTATCTTCTCATTCACAAGGTATATTCATTATTTCATCTAAGTTCTACACACATAAAAAGGAGATTCCATAAATGGAACTTGACTATTTTCTTTTACCAAGTGGAGCAATCCCGTGTAACCCAATAGCCTTCATGTAAAGTTGCCAACTCCTCGCAAATTTACAAAGGAAGTAGTTCACAACAACAAATTGGTATGTGTTTGCAATTTTAATGCTAGCACCGAGAAAAATCATATGAATCTTGTGGTGACTTACACGAAAACATTGTAGCCTCCAAATATAGGATAATGATATGACCTATGATCTTCTTTTTTGGAGACCTCCTATGAGAACATGAAACACgtcgaaaaaagaaaaatgctatacGTTAGACGGTTGAAAAGATCCAAACGGTCAATTAATGTCCCTAACGTAGGATTGAGATTGAGAGGTCAGGATTGTGTCTTCTACCTCTCGGcaaatttcttcttcctcgcgtgTCTTCCCACCTCTCATTCACTTTCTATCATGGCGGCTCTCCGCCACAACTGCCATGCTAACATCTCGTTCTTACGCTCCATGGGTGCCCCGCTTGCCGCATGCAGGCACCTGCGACGGCCGGCGATGCTGCATTCACAAACATGTATGTGTGAAAACACTTTGCAATTTCAGTCGCCTAGAGCATAGGACTTGTTGTGAATAAAGATGTATTCTGCAATAGTTAAAAGAGAAGAAACAATTTTGAAGAAAATAGGGGGctagagagaaaataggagccCATGCGCTCACGCCCAATACCATGGCTTCTCTGGCGCTGTACCTTTCAGCTTTATAATCTGCCCCCAAGCAAATCCTCCACTCGCGCAGCCAGGCTcgcccactctctctctctcctccgcctcctctctcACTCCTCAAAACTCTCTCCCTCCCCTGAAAATTCTCCACATACTCTGGTTCTAAGTGGTGGTGGCATCTCGCTTAGGCGAGATCCTCCTCCCCCGGTTTTCACTCCTCTGCTCCACACAAGTCGCCTACTTTCCTGCAATCCTCTGCTGAGCTCACAGGAGCAGGGGGGCCATTGGAGGAGCTCAACTCAGCACCACCTCGGACTCGATCGGCACCGGCTGCTGCGAGATCGGCCAGGTAGCTCCGGTTCTTGCTGAATTCCGATTTGTTCTGGGTGACCTGGTGTGATCTGAGGGGGAAACCGGGAAAGTGCTGAATTTGGTTCCCTTATCCTTCTCCGTCCCAATTCTGCCGTTCGAGAATTGCCGTTCACGGCATGTGGTGCTTTGATCTGTGAATTATGATAAACGAAAACACCTTTCTTTCTCTCCTGTTAACCGGAAATCTCGGCTGAACTGTAGTTATGACACTGCTTCGAGTTCTTAAGCTGAACATGGTTTAGCCGTTAATCAGTCCTTATTTCCTtttctctctgatgatgaattTGGGAATTAGGCACTAGTTTTCATCTAGTGATACTGCTCTTTTCATTATTTTCTGGAATAACCCAATTGCTAATCTAATACTGCTTCCACACTGTTTTGCGCGCATAATTCAGGCGCCCTGACCGCGCCGCGATGTATCGGGTGAAGAGCGAGAGCGACTGCGACATGATGCTGCAGGACCAGATGGACTCACCGGTGGCCGACGATGTGAGCAGCGGCGAGGGGTCGCCTCACAGGGGTAGCGGGCCGCCCCTGAAGAAAGGCCCGTGGACGTCGGCGGAGGACGCCATCCTGGTGGACTACGTGAAGAAGCACGGCGAGGGGAACTGGAACGCGGTGCAGAAGAACACCGGGCTGTTCCGCtgcggcaagagctgccgcCTCCGGTGGGCGAACCACCTCAGGCCCAACCTCAAGAAGGGGGCCTTCACccccgaggaggagcgcctcATCATCCAGCTCCACGCCAAGATGGGGAACAAGTGGGCGAGGATGGCTGCTAATGTAAGTTCTATGCCGATTCCTTCCTCTGCACATGACCATGCAGTTCTTTACCGAGTTTCCAGAATTGATTTCGTTCTTTGGGTCTGCACGTACGTGCAGTTTTtaattcaagatgtggatttcTGTACTTAGGAATTACCGTTTCGTGAAAAGTAGTAATGGTTTAGTTTGCGTACTATTTCGTTTCATGCATTCGGACTGCACTAGCATGTTCATGTTGCTTTACCGTTACTGTTCGGTATTAACTTAGATGGTTTTATAGTTTAGTTCAGTAAATGCCATCTTCTGGTTTAAAAATTAGACCTGGTAACTTTCGTGCAGCAACCTGCTCAAATCATCCTGGTATCAAGATCCTGGTCCACAAAATTAGTTCACTCCTGATCTGGGGCACCAAGAAAATGATCGCTTTCAAATATCATTTTAGGTTTGGTTTTCAATTCTATATGACTTGTCATTGTTACTCTTTTATGGATAAAGACATTGTTGGTAGTCATATTCAAAGGTAGGAATACTTCACCTAAGCAGCAAAGATAGCTACCGCAGAGGCTGACTCTACTTTCTTTGTCACTAAAAGCATGTTGACCTTGCTactagtttttctttgaatttcaacaatcaaCTGGAAGGGACACTCAACACGGCAATTGTGTCTTATCTCTTATCAAACCTACATCTTGAGACTTAGGTAACTCATATTCTCATGTTAGCTAACTCTACCAATACTAGCCAGACTGTCTTTGTCTGAAATACAAGGTGCCTAAATTTAGAACTTGAGAGTTCTCATGTTCTTGTGTTTTGGAAAATACGCTATTGTGTTTTGAAACATTTCATATGCCTTATCATGTGTGCATGTCTCTAGTAAGTTCCTATTTTCATCCTGAATAATTTTAGCCTTTATTTTTTCTATTTGTCATCATTAACCTTGAGCACCCTTCTCAGTTGCCAGGGCGTACTGACAATGAAATTAAGAATTACTGGAACACTCGAATAAAGAGATGCCAACGAGCTGGTCTTCCTATCTATCCTGCTAGTGTATGCAATCAATCTTCAAGTGAAGATCAGCAAGTCTCTGGTGATTTTAACTGCAGCGAGAATATATCGAATGATCTTCTGAGTGGGAACGGTCTTTATCTACCAGATTTTACCAGTGACAATTTCATTGCTAATCCAGATGCTTTATCCTATGCACCACACctttcagcagtttcaatagGCAATTTGCTCGGCCAGAGTTTTGCATCAAAGAATTGTAGCTTCATGGATCAGGTAGACCACTCAGGGATGCTGAAACAATCTGGCTGTGTGCTCCCTGCATTGAGCGACACCATTGATGGCGTGCTTTCCTCGGTGGACCAATTTTCAAATGGCTCTGAGAAGCTCAAGCAGGCTCTAGGTTTTGATTATCTCAATGAAGCCAATGCTAGCAGCAAGACTATTGCACCTTTTGGGGTTGCACTTTCTGGCAGCCATGCCTTTTTAAATGGCAACTTCTCTGCTTCTAGGCCCATCAATGGTCCTTTGAAGAGGGAGCTCCCTTCACTCCAAGATACTGAATCTGATCCAAATAGCTGGCTCAAGTATACTTTGGCTCCTGCAATGCAGCCTACCGAGTTAGTTGATCCTTACCTGCACTCTCCAATAGCAACCCCATCAGTGAAATCTGAGTGTGCATCACCAAGAAACAGTGGGCTTCTGGAAGAGCTGCTTCATGAAGCTCAGGGACGATCCGGGAAGAACCGACAACCATCTGTCAGAAGTTCAAGTTCCTCTGCTAATACACCATGTGAGACTACTACGGTGGTTAGCCCAGAGTTTGATCTCTGCCCGGAATATTGGGACGATCATCACAGTTCTTTCATCAATGAATGCGCTCCTTTCAGTGGATATTCATTCACCGAATCCACTCCTGTTAGTGCCGCATCACCTGATATCTTTCAGCTCTCCAAAATTTCTCCTGGTGAGTACATATAATTCGCTGACCCTTTCTAGTCATTGACACCCTTTCTTTCAGTTAATCACTTattcattatctaaaaaaaattgcagCACAAAGTCCTTCAATGGGCTCTGGTGAGCAGGCAGTAGAGCCTAGACATGAGTCGGCAGGTTCACCTCATCCTGAAAACCTGAGGCCAGATGCACTATTCTCTGGTAACTCAGCTGATCCTTCCACTTTCAACAATGCCATCGCAATTCTACTGGGCAACGACATGAACGCCGAGTGCAAACCTGTCCTCGGTGGTGGCATCACGTTTGGTTCTTCCTCATGGAGCAACATGCCAAATGCATGTGAAATTTCGGAATTCAAATGAATTCCCTGCTGCTCCTTGTAACGCTGAACGAAGTTCTCTTCTTGCCGACGTTCTTGCCTATTGGATTGAGGTCAATGCCTGGGAACGCTTCATTGATTGTGACGCTGCATTACTGACAGAGACCCTTTGAGGGCGTGCAGGTGCAGCAGCTACCAGATGTGATGTTCTTCATGCGACTAGTCCTTTTGTCGAATAAAGCGCATGGAGATAAGCCGGATATTTACTTTTGTTGCTTTCTATTAGAGAACCGTTTTTGTCATCCCTGTGAACTGGATTCTGTTGGAAATGCTTCATGATTTTTGTTTGAACAATTTAATATCAGTTATTTGATATTGTTTCCGTGTACTATCTCTAGGATACATTTGCATGTGGTAGCAATTTACTGAAACATACATTGCTGCTAGCATATCATTTTCTGCAGCTTGCATAAATTGATGGTTTTTTAGATGTGCATTAATTTGCAATGTGAAATCGAAAAATAAATGCCTGTATAATATTTATGCTCCAGATTCAGTGAAAGCACCAATCTTGCACCGCCAGTTTTGGCTTTCGCTGCCTTTGCAAATCTGCTAGCTTTAGCTGGTGGCTGGAGAAAAAAAGCGAGGATAAGACGCCACGTGACGAATGATTAGGGTTGCGACATTGTGGCTTCAGAGTTGGAACCCAAAAGATGTATCATCCATGGCACGAGGAGGTCGCGACACTGCACGGTCGCAAACGCCATGTACCTAACTTCTCTGATATCAGTTCTTGCGTTGGATTCGTCCTTTTAGGTGCACAAGATCAGTTTCTTTTATTCTTCGTTCATTCTGTGTGCTGCACATCGATCATTTGGGCATCCTCGTACTTAGTACTTACTAATTTTATTGCACTTTTCTTGTCATTGCGCCTCCGAGCCATAcctaagttttttcttttcatcatgCAAGCACTAACTTTTCTTCAGCTACTACCCTTCGCACACTTGTCAAAGTCGCGAAGACTTGTATTTCTCCTTATTTagatgagaaggattactccaaGCATTTTAGTACTTATTTTCCCTGCAGATTTAGATCCATCTTCCCTATATCGAAACAGCCCTAGCTAGTACTTCATCGTGAAGACACCAACCCAAACCCTCTCAGAATCCATTCAGCAAAGGCGCTCGATTGCCTCAGAATTGGTGAAGGCTAGTTGTGCACAACAAAACGTCActgaattttaaaaaataatgatttCAGTTGAATAACATTAGCACCCTCCCTGTGACTATTTAAGCTCTGATCGTCAAGCACAGAGAGTGTGCACAGCAAAACGGCAATGCATTTAATAAATGTTATTAAACTGTGAGCTCGGATTGTTGAGACAGAAAGGTACATTGGCAAACTTTTGTATAGTTAGCACTGCAATTATTTTGTAATCTCGGAAGACGGGAAGAGAAATGAAAAAGGGGTCTTATtagttattttattttattttttcatgGAAAGGAAATTAAAAATCAATAGACATTCGAGGAAAGAAATCGAATAGAATGATGTTCTACTAATTGACGTCACAACTTTTGCTTAGTTCTGCACTAGATTTATTatgtttttatatatttttgttacggaagagaaaaaaatattggagaTGCAAGGAATTGAACCTCATACCTTTAACGTGCACTTATAATGCTATACCAATTGAGCTAGATCCCCAACTTCtgattaatttttttattgtaaatattttatatatttttttacgaaagagaaataaaatataTTGCACATGAAatagaaataattttttttgctggTAATCTATGAAATTGAACCCTACCTTACGTATGATAATTATCTACTAGTCGAGCTGCATCCcaactttcatttttttcaCCCTCTAATATTTACATttttgtaaaagaaaaaaaatgcaatgaaATAAGTTTTATTGAGGATGCAAGGAATCCAAACCCATACCTTTATCATACATCATATCAATATCTACCAATTGATAGCTAACTTTTTATTTGATTTCGAGAAATAAATATTTTCATACTTTTCCTATATGGGAGAGAAATTAAAAGGAGAGAGAGACGCGGGGGATCGAACCTACCTTTGTTTCAAGCTTCAAGAATGGCAGCAGCGGCCTACGAGACTCGCGCGCCATGGATGGGTGGATGCAatgccccgccgcctccggacgCACGGTACGCACCAACCGCATCGCATCCGTCGTCAGGCCGTCACGCGATGCGCGTGGCATGATTTCGGCGTGAGCGAGGCCGCCCAGCGCCCACGacgggcgccaccgccgcgcacgCCGGCTCCGTGCACGCGCACGCAACGCACCCGTCCCTGCGGCGCACCGCACCGCGCGGCCCGTCTATTtccccgcgcgcggcggcggacggcgcccCGACGTGCCGTGGCGGAGGTACTGCGGCAACAGCGAAGATGCCCGCTGCCCGCGATGCTGGCGTCTGTCCGAGCCCTGATCAGCAATGAATCGATCAGCTTCTTGATGAAATGTACAGTACAGGCGGTTGATCGTTGCTCTCTGCAGCTTCTTGAAGATGTCCTTGAACGGGCAGAGATGTCAGGTTCCAGGATCTCCTTTTTTTATATTAATATATGTTTCTTAATAAAAATGGAttcatgaaatattttttataaaaaaattttgaaactttGGTACCGTGTTCAGTCAATGCACGCATGTGGCTTGTCTCCTTCacagtttcaggctttcagcgaGGTTAGTATGGCAACTCATTTCTTCAGCACGGCACGCGACACCCACTCCCTGACTCTCTTGAGGTCCAGTTTTTCTCAAGGACGACGGAATCACGCGTGGTTTGGTTGGCCCTGTCTCTAGCCTAACTGCGTGCTTGCATGCATACTAGTATATGTATAGCTCTTTTTTGAAGACAAACATGCACGAAAAGTCTGCGCTCTTGCTCGAATTGTTGGCATCGACGTGTGCAGAAATATAGCAACGGTGCTTTCTGCTTACGAATTTCTCTGTTTATTTATAATATACGCGTGGGTTACTAGGCATGCAAGGGTATGGGCAAACCCACTCCTGTTCACATCCAAATTCatataattattatccactctTTACCCTCCCAACCCCACCCgtatccaatggataattaactttgtgatatatatatatatagatatatatatatatatatatagacacacaccCATCCCCTCTCCATTTGAAGTGGGTGTGGAGAAGAGGGTATGGATACCCAATGATAGACCTGGGTTATTCTGCCTGGAGAGATCAAGCAGGTTTCGACTTGTGCACCTGCACCCGGTcggatttagggggtgtttggatttttagttcgaactaaaattcatatcacatcgaatattcggaggttaattaggaggactaaacatgag
This window encodes:
- the LOC101777603 gene encoding transcription factor GAMYB gives rise to the protein MYRVKSESDCDMMLQDQMDSPVADDVSSGEGSPHRGSGPPLKKGPWTSAEDAILVDYVKKHGEGNWNAVQKNTGLFRCGKSCRLRWANHLRPNLKKGAFTPEEERLIIQLHAKMGNKWARMAANLPGRTDNEIKNYWNTRIKRCQRAGLPIYPASVCNQSSSEDQQVSGDFNCSENISNDLLSGNGLYLPDFTSDNFIANPDALSYAPHLSAVSIGNLLGQSFASKNCSFMDQVDHSGMLKQSGCVLPALSDTIDGVLSSVDQFSNGSEKLKQALGFDYLNEANASSKTIAPFGVALSGSHAFLNGNFSASRPINGPLKRELPSLQDTESDPNSWLKYTLAPAMQPTELVDPYLHSPIATPSVKSECASPRNSGLLEELLHEAQGRSGKNRQPSVRSSSSSANTPCETTTVVSPEFDLCPEYWDDHHSSFINECAPFSGYSFTESTPVSAASPDIFQLSKISPAQSPSMGSGEQAVEPRHESAGSPHPENLRPDALFSGNSADPSTFNNAIAILLGNDMNAECKPVLGGGITFGSSSWSNMPNACEISEFK